A segment of the Candidatus Neomarinimicrobiota bacterium genome:
CAGAAGAAACTTTTCATATGAGGAGTCTTCGGGGTTCTAAACTTAACTGAGCTTGTCTAGGCTCGGGATGACAGTCATTATTTCTCGTCATAAAAAGTGGATGCCTCACTTTTTCTTACCTCGCGGGGTTGCCTCATCCACTGCGATTTTGCCATCGAGGAGTCTAACGACTCGGGAAGCATGGGCTGCAATATGTTCCTCATGAGTAACCAGAATAATGGTGTTGCCCTGCTTATGGAGCTCATCAAAAAGAACCATAATTTCTTCACCGGTTTTTGAATCAAGATTTCCAGTAGGTTCATCTGCCAGGATGATTGCCGGATTGTTTACCAGGGCCCTGGCAACAGCGACCCGTTGACGTTGCCCTCCAGACAGCTCGTTGGGTTTATGGTTGACTCGATCACCCAGGTTGACTCGCGTGAGGGCTTGAATGGCCATTTCTCGACGAGCGGATGCTTTAATTTCACCATTGTAAATGAGGGGCAGTTCAACATTTCGCAAACTGGTAGATTTGGGGAGCAGATTAAAAGTTTGAAAAACGAAGCCGATTTTCTTATTGCGGATATGGGCCAGCTCATCATCACCCATGGTGGCCACATCTATGCCATCCATAAAAAACTCCCCTGAAGTGGGAGTATCCAGACATCCCAGGAGGTTCATAAGGGTTGATTTACCTGACCCTGATGGTCCCATAATGGATACATATTCATTCTGCTCAATGGATACTGAAACCCCATCAAGGGCTCGAACTTCAGAGTTACCCATCTGATAAATTTTGTATAGATCTTTAACCTGGATTAGTGACATATATTTACTCGACTTAGGTCAGGGTTCATGATTGATTCAACTTCTGTCATCCCGAGTACTTCCGCCACGCTCAGCACAGGCTTGGTCGAGGGACAGATTATTACTGCTACTGGAATTTTTACAGATAGATAACAAATGAAGCGCATCTCAATTTTTTATCTGTCTCTCTAACATAATGGCATCCTGAATATCCATCAGGTTAGTATTCCATAAAGATTTTAACGGTCGTCTTCTATGCGTATATCCTTGGAAGTATCCTTCATGATGTTGGTAAAGTCGGTATTCAAGATTACTGGTTACTCCAGTATATAATGAGTTATCAGCACATTCAAGAAT
Coding sequences within it:
- a CDS encoding GIY-YIG nuclease family protein, whose amino-acid sequence is MKQGQVYILECADNSLYTGVTSNLEYRLYQHHEGYFQGYTHRRRPLKSLWNTNLMDIQDAIMLERQIKN
- a CDS encoding ABC transporter ATP-binding protein translates to MSLIQVKDLYKIYQMGNSEVRALDGVSVSIEQNEYVSIMGPSGSGKSTLMNLLGCLDTPTSGEFFMDGIDVATMGDDELAHIRNKKIGFVFQTFNLLPKSTSLRNVELPLIYNGEIKASARREMAIQALTRVNLGDRVNHKPNELSGGQRQRVAVARALVNNPAIILADEPTGNLDSKTGEEIMVLFDELHKQGNTIILVTHEEHIAAHASRVVRLLDGKIAVDEATPRGKKK